The Ralstonia pickettii genome has a segment encoding these proteins:
- a CDS encoding efflux RND transporter periplasmic adaptor subunit codes for MKDNLRSANWPLIAGIAGVAALVGFGVARGLVPSHSAAPAAKTAAAPEKAAPTEVKVPLEYLATANIAVEPVATAGVGAEILAPATVVAAPGSEAVIIARASGAVQRINRRLGEVVRAGDVLALVDSPEAAAMAAERRVAAARADLARKTYAREAALYEQGVTPRQEMEAAKAALEVANAEAQRAATVAQSAHLASDGRSVAVTSPIAGRVTAQSVTLGAFVQPQAELFRVAGSGTAQVEASVTAADTARVAAGDTAVILLGSGSPVPAVVHSVTPTVNSSARTATVVLTPTQALDKLVIGEGVQVRLQTRTSGPAALSVPEDAVQNLDGRDVLFVRTPQGFRPQPVLVGIRSGGSAQILSGARAGEQVATRNAFLLKAEMNKGAGDDE; via the coding sequence ATGAAAGACAACCTCCGCTCGGCCAACTGGCCGCTGATCGCCGGGATTGCCGGGGTGGCCGCCCTGGTGGGGTTCGGTGTGGCGCGCGGGCTTGTGCCCAGTCATTCTGCGGCGCCAGCGGCCAAGACAGCCGCCGCGCCCGAAAAAGCCGCCCCCACTGAGGTCAAGGTTCCCCTCGAATACCTGGCCACCGCCAACATCGCGGTCGAGCCGGTGGCCACGGCTGGCGTGGGCGCGGAGATCCTTGCGCCCGCCACGGTGGTCGCCGCGCCGGGCAGCGAGGCCGTGATCATTGCCCGCGCGTCGGGTGCTGTCCAGCGGATCAACCGCCGGCTTGGTGAGGTCGTGCGTGCGGGCGACGTGCTGGCCCTGGTGGACAGCCCGGAGGCGGCCGCGATGGCTGCAGAGCGCCGGGTGGCCGCCGCCAGGGCCGATTTGGCGCGCAAGACCTACGCACGAGAAGCCGCACTGTACGAGCAAGGCGTCACGCCGCGTCAGGAGATGGAAGCGGCCAAGGCCGCGCTCGAAGTCGCCAATGCCGAGGCGCAGCGCGCAGCGACCGTGGCGCAATCCGCGCATCTTGCCAGCGACGGTCGCTCGGTCGCGGTGACCAGCCCCATTGCCGGCAGGGTGACGGCGCAATCCGTCACGCTGGGCGCCTTCGTGCAGCCTCAGGCCGAACTGTTCCGGGTCGCAGGCAGCGGCACGGCACAGGTGGAGGCTTCGGTCACGGCCGCTGATACCGCCCGCGTGGCGGCCGGCGACACTGCGGTGATCTTGCTGGGCAGCGGCTCGCCCGTGCCCGCCGTGGTGCACTCGGTGACGCCGACGGTGAACAGCAGCGCCCGCACCGCGACTGTGGTCCTGACGCCCACGCAAGCGCTGGACAAGCTGGTGATCGGCGAAGGCGTGCAGGTGCGCCTGCAAACGCGCACGAGCGGCCCCGCTGCCCTGTCGGTGCCGGAGGATGCCGTGCAGAACCTGGACGGGCGCGACGTGTTGTTCGTTCGCACGCCGCAGGGGTTCCGGCCCCAGCCAGTGCTGGTGGGCATCCGCAGTGGCGGGTCCGCCCAGATTCTCTCGGGTGCGCGCGCCGGTGAACAGGTGGCGACGCGCAACGCCTTCCTGCTCAAGGCCGAGATGAACAAAGGCGCCGGGGACGACGAATGA
- a CDS encoding TolC family protein, giving the protein MTRVSSFHTLSVLAASLALSAASGWAAEAPPFTELLQQSLAHAPAMRVQAANVLAAGADAAQARAWPNPRAESVFENLGAPQSDGVSQRQNTFSITQPIEIGGKRGARIEAGQRGFAAAQAREHQTQIAYAAELATAYATAEAMLARKSLAAEDLGRAREELRVARALVQSGKEAALRVSQAQASVAAATAAEHAAGADATQALEQLAALAGSDEPYTRLAGSLLSTSAAPPASSGAADEAPAVVTAQAERDVISAQVEVERKKWVPEVGVSAGVRRYGWTNASGYVVGLSATIPLFDQNTHAVTAAVERAAAAEARLDTVRLEASAAKRSAQAQAAASEKRLAAAAEGERAAAEAYRLGRLGYDAGKTPLIELLAVRRALFEARQLTIDARLARVRALAALAQADGRLAFEEAR; this is encoded by the coding sequence ATGACCCGCGTGTCCTCTTTCCATACCCTCAGCGTGCTTGCCGCATCGCTGGCCTTGTCCGCCGCATCTGGTTGGGCGGCCGAGGCACCGCCCTTTACAGAATTGCTGCAGCAGTCGCTCGCCCACGCGCCCGCGATGCGCGTGCAGGCCGCCAACGTCTTGGCCGCTGGCGCCGATGCCGCCCAGGCGCGCGCGTGGCCCAACCCTCGTGCGGAGTCGGTGTTCGAGAATCTGGGGGCTCCGCAGAGCGATGGCGTGAGCCAGCGCCAGAACACCTTTTCCATCACACAGCCGATTGAGATCGGCGGCAAGCGTGGCGCACGCATCGAAGCCGGGCAGCGCGGCTTCGCCGCCGCACAAGCGCGCGAGCATCAAACGCAGATCGCGTACGCGGCTGAATTGGCGACCGCCTATGCGACGGCAGAGGCCATGCTGGCGCGAAAGTCCTTGGCTGCGGAAGACCTCGGGCGCGCGCGCGAGGAGCTTCGCGTGGCCCGCGCGCTAGTCCAATCCGGCAAGGAAGCTGCGTTGCGCGTGTCCCAGGCGCAAGCCAGCGTCGCCGCCGCCACTGCGGCTGAACATGCGGCTGGCGCGGACGCGACGCAAGCGCTGGAGCAGTTGGCTGCCTTGGCCGGCTCTGACGAGCCCTACACCCGTCTGGCTGGCTCGCTTCTGTCCACATCGGCGGCACCTCCCGCCTCGTCGGGCGCGGCGGACGAAGCCCCCGCTGTCGTCACGGCGCAAGCCGAGCGAGACGTGATAAGCGCCCAGGTCGAGGTCGAGCGCAAGAAGTGGGTTCCCGAGGTTGGCGTCAGCGCAGGCGTGCGCCGCTACGGCTGGACGAATGCCAGTGGCTACGTCGTGGGCCTGTCGGCCACGATTCCACTGTTTGACCAGAACACGCACGCGGTGACCGCTGCGGTCGAGCGTGCCGCCGCCGCAGAAGCCAGGCTGGACACCGTGCGCCTGGAAGCATCTGCGGCAAAACGATCCGCCCAGGCTCAGGCTGCGGCTTCGGAAAAACGCCTCGCCGCAGCGGCGGAAGGCGAACGCGCAGCCGCCGAAGCCTATCGCCTGGGCCGTCTCGGCTACGACGCCGGCAAGACCCCGTTGATTGAACTGCTCGCCGTCCGGCGCGCGTTGTTTGAAGCAAGGCAACTCACGATTGACGCGCGCCTCGCGCGCGTACGCGCGTTGGCCGCACTGGCACAGGCTGACGGCCGCCTGGCTTTTGAGGAAGCTCGATGA
- a CDS encoding RNA polymerase sigma factor, whose protein sequence is MTSTEADGVLARRAARGDHHAFGILVRRHSPALAQAGRSFGIPETDIDDVVQDTFVAAWRALGDYDEARPFRAWLFHIGLNKMRDLRRFRRVRHFLFGAEDLTDPERPALADPDPGPERRASARRELARVVAVLDGLDANSREAIVLTAIVGMSQPEAAAALGMTPKAIEGRIGRARAKLAALIDARSTE, encoded by the coding sequence GGCGTGCTCGCCCGGCGCGCCGCTCGGGGAGATCACCATGCGTTTGGCATCCTGGTGCGGCGGCATAGCCCCGCCCTGGCGCAGGCTGGCCGCAGCTTTGGCATTCCGGAAACCGATATCGACGATGTCGTGCAGGACACCTTTGTTGCAGCTTGGCGCGCGCTGGGGGACTACGACGAGGCTCGACCGTTCCGTGCCTGGCTGTTCCACATCGGGCTCAACAAGATGCGTGACCTGCGCCGTTTCCGGCGCGTGCGGCACTTCCTGTTCGGCGCGGAGGATCTGACGGACCCCGAACGCCCTGCCTTGGCCGATCCAGACCCGGGCCCGGAGCGCCGTGCTTCTGCCCGGCGCGAATTGGCACGCGTCGTGGCTGTCCTGGACGGGCTCGATGCGAACTCGCGGGAAGCCATTGTTTTGACCGCCATCGTCGGCATGTCGCAGCCGGAGGCGGCTGCCGCACTTGGCATGACGCCGAAGGCCATTGAGGGGCGCATTGGCCGCGCCCGTGCCAAGCTGGCTGCCTTGATCGACGCCCGCAGCACCGAATAA